The sequence below is a genomic window from Desulfobulbus oligotrophicus.
TGACAGTTATACTGATTTCCCCATGGTCATTCTTGTCAATGGCGGTTCCGCCAGCGGTTCGGAGATTGTTGCCGGTGCACTGCAGGATCACAAACGTGCCGTCATCCTGGGGACCACCACCTTTGGTAAGGGGTCAGTCCAGACCATTCTCCCCCTTCCCGAAGGGGCCGGCCTGCGACTGACCACTGCCAAATATTACACTCCCAAAGGAGCTTCCATTCAGGCCACCGGCATAAAACCGGATATGATCGTGCCATTGACAGCAAACAACGATACAGAGGCATCAAGTACCAGTACCGATACAGATGCAGGTACCACTACTTCCGGTTCCAGCAAGGTCATACGCGAAAAAGATCTGCCCGGCCATCTTGAAAATGAAATGGTCGATGAAAAGACAGTGGAGAGCTCAAAAGAAGAAAAAACACCTGATGAACAGGAAGAACGGTTTCAAACCATTGATAATCTGCAACAGATGACAAAACGACTGAAAGAGGACAATCAGTTACGCACCGCCCTCTTCACCTTGAAAAGCCTGAGTCCGTCCGGCAGACAAAAATAAGGAAGAGAATCATCATCTCCGGTACAAACAGACCGTTTCACCCCTCAGACCAAGCCAAGATCGCGAAGGATGGCTGTATTTTCCGTCCAGTCCTTGCTCACTTTAATCCAGAGATGTAAACGGACCCTGCGGTCAAGTACCTGGGCAATATCTGCGGCGGCACTCTGACGAATTGTCGCCAGCATCTTGCCTTTTTGCCCCACTAAAATACCTTTTTGAGAATCTCGTTCCACCATAATCGTCGCCCGAATAACCGCAGGATCACCTTCTTCAAAAGAATCGATGACCACCGCCGTTGAATAGGGAACCTCTTTGCGGATCAACAGAAAGATTTTCTCGCGGATAATCTCTGCTGCAATAAACCGCTCAGTCGCATCTGTCGGCAGATCCTCAGGGTAGTACTGCGGCCCTTCCGGCAGTAAGGTAACCAGTTCGGCCAGCAATACATCAACACCCTGACCTGAAAGAGCGGAAACAGGGACAACAGATGCAAATGGATGCAGGGTCCGACACCAGTCCATAATGGGCAGCAACTGCTGCTGTGGTATCAGATCCTGTTTATTCAGGGCAAGCACCACTGGTTTGGTTATCTTTTTTAAATACCCTGCATACTCCTCGGCTTTGCTTATCCGTTTATCATGATTCCAAACGCTGCAATCAACAAGAAAGAGAACAGCATCAGCGTCTGCCAGACTGGCCAGGGCAATCTTAACCATACGCCGGTTGATCTCCTCCTTTGCAGCGTGCAAACCCGGTGTATCTAACAGGAGAATCTGAAAATCAGGACCGGTCACTATCCCCATAATCCGATTGCGGGTTGTCTGAGCCTTGGGTGTGACAATGGCTATTTTCTGCTGGAGCAGCTGATTGAGCAGAGTTGATTTGCCGACGTTGGGTGCACCCAGTATGGTGACAACTCCGGATCGATAAGGTGCGGAAGAGGCGCTGAGACTGTTTTTTTCAGAGATCATACGAGTGTATCGTAAAGAATAGAATGACAAAAAGAAGAATTCCTGCTATCCACTGCACCTTACCATGGCCTTAAAACTTCGCAACGTGTTCCCCCATGATTTTACCTGGTAGCCTTATCGAGTTCATAGATGGCGGCAGATTTATCTGCGGACTTGTTTTTGGTGCTGCCAATAAAAAGGTACGGCTCATCAGCCAGAACGGGCGAGAACTCCATCTTCCGGAAAGCCGCATCGTCAATGTTTCGCAGCAGGTGTACTCCCAGACCGATCCGAAGGAGGCAATTATCGCCCTGCTGAGGGAGCACTGTGCCAAACGTACAACTCTGGCAGAGGCTATCGATATAGAGCCCCTGTGGGAAATCGTGTGTGAAGAGGCCGAAAAAGAATTTACTCCGGATTTCCTGGCGGAGCTGCACTTCGGCAGCACGGTTGACGATGATCAGCGTGCCGCCTTTCTACGCGCTGTCTTTACAGATACCCTCTTCTTTAAATATAAAAATGGTCAACTCATAGCGCATACACCGGAGCAGGTGGAGCAGTTGCGACAGCAGCGCCTTCGAGAACAGGAAAAGAAACAGTTGTTCGAGCAGGCTGCCATCGGCATGCAGGGCATTATGCGTGATGAGCCGATCCCTCCCGCCACCTGGCCGGATCGTGATCGCTGTTTACAGTGGGTCAGTGAAGCAGTTCTCTTTGGCAATGAGGCAACAGAACATGTTTTTGTCAGCCAGGCACTGAAAAAGGCCGGCTTAACCTCACCACATGCCGGTTTCGAACTCCTGGTCAAAGCCGGCATCTGGGACCGTGACGAAAACCTTGCGCTCCTGCGTTCGGACCAGCCGATCGACTTTCCGGAACCATGCCTGGATGTGACGGAAAATCTCTGCGAACCCACAGCTGAAGAGCTTCTCAGTGACTCTAAGCGCAAAGACCTTCGATCTTTAAACACCTTCACCATTGATGGCGCAGCAACACGCGATTTTGATGACGCCATCCATATACGAAAAAAGGAAGATGGATTGATCGAAGTCGGCATCCATATCACTGATGCCAGCTACCACATCCCGATCAAAAGCCCTTTATTTGCCGAAGCCAGGGAACGGGCAACCTCCATCTACTTCCCGGAAGGCCATATCCCCATGCTGCCGCAGAGGTTATCCTTTGATCTGGGGAGTCTTGCCCGGGGGAAGATCCGCCCCACGATCAGTTTTCTGGTCACCTTCTCAACAGACGGCATGCAGGTCCATTCATCCATCACCCCCGCCGTTATTGAGGTTAAACGACAGTTAAGCTACCGGGAAGCGGATGCCGCCATCCATCAGGAGCCAGGTCTGGCACTACTGCACCGTATCAGTCAGCAACTCCGTCAGCAGCGCGTTGAGCGGGGGGCACTGTTACTCTCACTTCCAGATGTCAACATCGACATTCGCGATCGAGACCACATCCACGTACACCTGGCCGCAGTGGACACGCCGGCCCGTAACCTTGTTTCCGAACTGATGATCCTGGCCAACAGTCTGACCGCCTCTTATCTGGCGGCACGCGAAGCCCCTGGACTGTTCCGCTCACAACCTCCGCCAAGAAAGCGTATTATTTCCGGTGTTCAAAACAGCCTTGCCGATATTGTTCAGCAACGCCGTTATATCGCCCGGGGCGAACTCACTGCCCACCCCAAGCCACACAGCGGTCTGGGGCTTAACTGCTACACGACCATTACCTCACCGATCCGCCGATTCCTCGACCTGGCCATGCAGCACCAGCTCAGCCATATGCTGCACGGTCAGGGCATTCTTTTCTCAACAGAAGAGTGTAAAACATTCACAGGTATCATCCAGCAAAAACTTGGTCGTGCCAATGCCCTGCGGCAACAGCGGCATCGATATTGGATTCTTCGCTACCTGGCACCCAAAGAAGGACAGCTGGTCAATGCTCTGGTAGGAGGAGTCGGCCCGAAACGTGTCAACCTGCTCCTGTGCGACTGTCTCTTTGATGTTGATTTACCACTGAACCCCGCCTTTCCTGTTACCCAGGGTGATATTATTCGTCTCAGGCTTGCCCGAGTCCGCCCGTTGGATAATGTACTGCGGGTCGATTGGTGACAGCTCTTTATCTCGACCGCCATGCAGTCGGCCGGGTGGCTTGATTTTCCTTTTTCCATCAGCATGCACAACCTTTCCTTCACCTGCAACCATCGATGGTGAACATGAAAATAACAGGGTGTGATGATCCAACTTCACAGTACCGGAGCAGTCCTTGTGATAGACAAAAGAGCGCTGATCAATTATATGTTTTCCATACGCTCTTTTTCGTGTCGTCTTCAATGAATAAAGCAGGGGGCCCTGTTCACTTCAACATGAAACACGTCGCCGTTCGACTGGTAACCCTTCATTTTCTTATTCTCTTGTTTCTGGCCTCATCC
It includes:
- a CDS encoding ribonuclease catalytic domain-containing protein, translating into MILPGSLIEFIDGGRFICGLVFGAANKKVRLISQNGRELHLPESRIVNVSQQVYSQTDPKEAIIALLREHCAKRTTLAEAIDIEPLWEIVCEEAEKEFTPDFLAELHFGSTVDDDQRAAFLRAVFTDTLFFKYKNGQLIAHTPEQVEQLRQQRLREQEKKQLFEQAAIGMQGIMRDEPIPPATWPDRDRCLQWVSEAVLFGNEATEHVFVSQALKKAGLTSPHAGFELLVKAGIWDRDENLALLRSDQPIDFPEPCLDVTENLCEPTAEELLSDSKRKDLRSLNTFTIDGAATRDFDDAIHIRKKEDGLIEVGIHITDASYHIPIKSPLFAEARERATSIYFPEGHIPMLPQRLSFDLGSLARGKIRPTISFLVTFSTDGMQVHSSITPAVIEVKRQLSYREADAAIHQEPGLALLHRISQQLRQQRVERGALLLSLPDVNIDIRDRDHIHVHLAAVDTPARNLVSELMILANSLTASYLAAREAPGLFRSQPPPRKRIISGVQNSLADIVQQRRYIARGELTAHPKPHSGLGLNCYTTITSPIRRFLDLAMQHQLSHMLHGQGILFSTEECKTFTGIIQQKLGRANALRQQRHRYWILRYLAPKEGQLVNALVGGVGPKRVNLLLCDCLFDVDLPLNPAFPVTQGDIIRLRLARVRPLDNVLRVDW
- the era gene encoding GTPase Era: MISEKNSLSASSAPYRSGVVTILGAPNVGKSTLLNQLLQQKIAIVTPKAQTTRNRIMGIVTGPDFQILLLDTPGLHAAKEEINRRMVKIALASLADADAVLFLVDCSVWNHDKRISKAEEYAGYLKKITKPVVLALNKQDLIPQQQLLPIMDWCRTLHPFASVVPVSALSGQGVDVLLAELVTLLPEGPQYYPEDLPTDATERFIAAEIIREKIFLLIRKEVPYSTAVVIDSFEEGDPAVIRATIMVERDSQKGILVGQKGKMLATIRQSAAADIAQVLDRRVRLHLWIKVSKDWTENTAILRDLGLV